From the Ruminiclostridium josui JCM 17888 genome, one window contains:
- a CDS encoding RluA family pseudouridine synthase — MRSITAEENHEGKKIDRVVRDFFPNLASGMLYKALRKKDIKVNGIRIKEDYIVSCGDKIDVYIIDDYLFGRNDEGFSVVYDDENLLIVNKEAGIPVHPDKNQKEATLIDKLKSIYGPNLALCHRLDRNTSGLVIIAKNNHTLEVMLDKIKEREIQKYYNCIVSGIMEKKKAELVDYLDKNEKLSRVFITSEKTKNSLQIITRYRVIDSFNSLSLLEVELVTGRTHQIRAHLAYYGHPIIGDGKYGKNAENKKYNAKHQLLCASRLTFDFQSSAKHLNYLNKKTITIDPPFSLKQVVGNQNKRL, encoded by the coding sequence ATGAGATCAATTACAGCAGAAGAAAACCATGAAGGTAAAAAGATTGACCGTGTAGTACGTGATTTTTTCCCCAATCTTGCCTCTGGTATGCTATACAAAGCACTTCGAAAAAAGGATATAAAAGTAAATGGAATACGAATAAAAGAGGATTATATAGTCAGCTGCGGAGATAAGATAGATGTCTATATTATTGATGATTATCTGTTTGGCCGCAACGACGAGGGTTTTTCAGTAGTTTATGATGATGAGAATCTTTTGATTGTAAACAAGGAGGCTGGTATTCCTGTTCATCCCGATAAAAATCAAAAAGAAGCAACTTTGATTGATAAGCTCAAAAGCATATATGGTCCCAATCTGGCCTTATGCCACAGACTTGACAGAAATACCAGCGGTCTTGTGATTATTGCAAAAAATAATCACACCCTTGAAGTTATGCTAGATAAAATAAAAGAAAGAGAAATACAGAAATACTACAACTGCATTGTATCAGGTATAATGGAAAAAAAGAAGGCCGAATTAGTTGATTATCTTGACAAAAACGAAAAACTCAGCAGGGTATTTATAACCTCTGAGAAAACCAAAAATTCTCTTCAGATAATAACCAGATACCGTGTTATTGATTCTTTTAATTCCCTCAGTTTGCTTGAGGTAGAGCTGGTTACAGGCAGAACCCATCAAATAAGAGCTCATCTTGCCTACTATGGTCATCCTATAATCGGAGACGGTAAATATGGCAAAAACGCCGAAAACAAGAAATATAACGCCAAACATCAGCTTCTTTGTGCTAGCAGGCTTACTTTTGACTTTCAAAGTTCTGCAAAACACTTAAATTATCTGAATAAGAAAACCATTACCATTGACCCGCCATTCAGTCTAAAGCAGGTAGTCGGTAATCAGAATAAAAGGCTGTGA
- a CDS encoding sugar phosphate nucleotidyltransferase → MRGDSVKAIIMAGGEGSRLRPLTCDLPKPMVPIMNKPVLEHTIGLLKSYGITDIGMTLLYHPQIIKDYFGNGHSYGVNIYYFLEESPLGTAGGIKNAKDFLDETFIVISGDSLTDLDIHKALKYHQSKKSIATLVLAKVDVPLEYGVVLTDEDGSVKGFVEKPSWGEIFSDMVNTGIYILEPEILSYIEPGKNMDFSQDVFPALLSSSKKIFGYVTNDYWCDIGDTHSYINSHCDILNGKLKINIGDQFNEDVWIGPGTIIDKSARIIPPCVIGSNCKIGSGSVIGSHTVIGNNTIVKNNVSVVRSILWDNCYVENGSELRGAILCNHVNLKNYVSVFENSVIGAGCKINERSIIKPNIRLWPEKVVEPLAIVDRNLIWGSKRNSKIFGENGISGIINVDISPEYATRLGAAYGSHLKTGSKVVVSSTNSNSARMFKHAFISGILSVGIEVFNMSSLLTPISRYAISYLKTEGGIHIKTDMDNPNLIRVDFMDSRGTSIGKFSERKIENSFFREDFKRCSSQQISRLNNITDFSSFYVKNLTESTNIHAIKQHSLRICIFSKSEFVLSIVGPMLTNMGCQTICYENYSDISSVTSVLVETNCEFGAIIDSNGENLSLISREGIVVKDDLFEAFISLIIFKRSPGTTFYVPITSSNVIERLASRYRCVVKRTKNSLQAVMNEILSERSNSAGSDQLILNFDAIAGLVKIIEYMCVSGITLNQLLLEIPKIYIDRKSVYCPWELKGTVMRRIINDNKDKKAELLDGIKIYLEDGWVLIIPDADTPAFKIISEGSSAITAKEHCVRFHNIVERIITNC, encoded by the coding sequence ATGCGGGGTGATAGTGTGAAAGCTATTATTATGGCAGGCGGCGAAGGCTCTAGACTCCGACCCCTTACTTGTGATTTACCAAAACCGATGGTTCCTATCATGAACAAGCCTGTATTGGAACATACTATTGGTTTACTAAAAAGTTATGGTATTACAGATATTGGTATGACTCTGTTGTATCATCCTCAAATAATCAAAGACTACTTTGGCAACGGACATTCTTATGGAGTAAATATATATTACTTTCTTGAAGAATCTCCTTTAGGTACTGCAGGCGGTATAAAAAATGCCAAAGACTTTTTAGATGAGACCTTTATTGTAATAAGCGGTGATTCTCTTACTGATTTGGATATTCATAAAGCTCTGAAATATCACCAATCCAAAAAGTCCATTGCGACACTTGTACTTGCAAAGGTTGATGTCCCTCTGGAATATGGAGTTGTTTTAACGGATGAAGATGGCTCTGTAAAGGGATTTGTTGAGAAGCCCAGTTGGGGTGAGATTTTCAGCGATATGGTTAACACCGGTATATATATACTGGAGCCGGAAATTCTTAGCTACATTGAACCGGGTAAAAATATGGATTTCAGTCAGGATGTATTTCCTGCTCTCTTATCCTCATCCAAAAAAATCTTTGGCTATGTCACCAATGACTACTGGTGCGACATAGGCGATACACATTCTTATATAAACTCCCATTGTGATATTCTCAATGGAAAACTAAAAATAAATATTGGTGACCAATTTAATGAGGACGTATGGATAGGTCCCGGTACGATTATTGATAAAAGTGCCCGGATTATACCACCGTGTGTAATAGGCTCCAATTGTAAAATCGGCAGTGGTTCAGTTATCGGAAGCCATACTGTAATCGGAAATAATACAATAGTCAAAAACAATGTATCTGTGGTAAGAAGTATTTTATGGGACAACTGCTATGTTGAAAATGGAAGTGAACTCAGAGGAGCGATACTGTGTAATCATGTTAATCTTAAGAATTATGTCTCAGTATTCGAAAATTCGGTAATAGGCGCAGGTTGCAAAATAAATGAAAGGTCTATAATAAAGCCAAATATACGGCTTTGGCCGGAAAAAGTTGTAGAACCCCTTGCCATAGTTGATAGAAATTTGATTTGGGGTTCAAAACGCAATAGTAAGATTTTTGGAGAAAATGGTATATCAGGTATTATAAATGTAGATATTTCCCCTGAATACGCTACAAGACTTGGCGCTGCATATGGCTCTCACCTTAAAACAGGCTCTAAAGTTGTAGTCAGCTCTACTAATTCAAATTCAGCCCGGATGTTTAAGCATGCTTTTATTTCCGGAATACTCTCTGTGGGTATTGAAGTTTTCAATATGAGCAGCCTTCTTACTCCAATATCAAGATATGCCATAAGCTATCTAAAAACAGAGGGCGGAATCCATATAAAGACAGATATGGATAATCCCAACTTAATAAGAGTGGATTTTATGGATTCAAGAGGAACTTCAATTGGTAAGTTCTCTGAGCGCAAAATAGAAAATTCTTTCTTCCGTGAAGATTTTAAAAGATGCTCATCCCAGCAAATCAGCAGATTAAATAACATTACTGATTTCAGTAGTTTTTATGTTAAAAACCTAACTGAAAGTACAAATATACATGCTATAAAGCAGCATAGTCTCAGAATATGTATATTTTCCAAATCTGAATTTGTTTTATCGATTGTAGGCCCTATGCTTACAAACATGGGCTGCCAGACTATTTGTTATGAAAACTACTCTGATATATCCTCAGTAACTTCAGTATTAGTTGAAACTAATTGCGAATTTGGTGCTATAATTGACAGTAACGGTGAAAATCTTTCTCTAATAAGTCGAGAAGGAATTGTTGTAAAAGATGATTTGTTTGAGGCTTTTATCTCTCTTATTATTTTTAAAAGGTCACCGGGAACAACCTTCTATGTACCTATTACAAGTTCTAATGTAATAGAAAGGCTTGCTTCAAGATATCGTTGCGTTGTGAAAAGAACTAAAAATTCTCTACAAGCTGTTATGAATGAGATTTTAAGTGAAAGGAGCAACTCAGCGGGCTCTGACCAGCTTATACTTAACTTTGATGCCATAGCAGGCCTTGTTAAAATAATTGAATACATGTGTGTGTCGGGGATAACCTTAAACCAACTGCTTTTAGAAATCCCCAAAATCTACATAGACAGAAAAAGCGTTTACTGTCCCTGGGAGTTAAAAGGTACGGTAATGCGAAGAATAATAAATGATAATAAAGACAAAAAAGCTGAACTTCTAGATGGAATAAAGATATACCTAGAAGACGGCTGGGTGCTTATAATACCTGATGCCGATACTCCGGCTTTTAAAATAATTTCTGAAGGCAGTTCTGCAATTACAGCCAAAGAACATTGTGTCAGATTTCACAATATTGTAGAAAGGATTATTACAAACTGTTAA
- a CDS encoding GtrA family protein: MNSLGILKDKFGNIIGQMIKYGLVGITNTLITVIVLFVLQNAFGVSYKLANGAGYICGFINSFILNKLWTFKGNQKSTLNQFIRFALVFVGCYAVQLGFVILLVEQIHIEKNISQLIGMVFYTLVSFLLNKMFTFKD; encoded by the coding sequence ATGAACTCTTTGGGTATCCTAAAAGACAAATTCGGCAACATTATAGGTCAGATGATAAAATATGGACTTGTAGGTATAACTAATACACTTATCACTGTAATAGTACTTTTTGTTCTTCAGAATGCTTTTGGTGTTTCTTACAAGCTTGCAAACGGTGCAGGCTATATATGCGGATTTATAAACAGTTTTATTTTAAATAAATTATGGACATTCAAAGGTAATCAAAAATCCACATTAAATCAGTTCATACGGTTTGCACTGGTGTTTGTAGGATGCTATGCAGTACAGCTAGGATTTGTTATTCTTCTTGTGGAACAAATTCACATTGAAAAAAATATTTCTCAGCTTATAGGAATGGTTTTTTATACTCTTGTAAGCTTTTTGCTCAATAAGATGTTTACTTTCAAAGATTAG
- a CDS encoding DUF2238 domain-containing protein, translating into MSKFMKKISLLDTRKNRIPFRKNHVLHAMIAVYVIVFVILSIKPVDNFVWWYESIIPIIVLTALVFLYTKNRLTNTAYFCVLVVLVLHAVGAHYTYAACPIGAWVSRFFGMQRNHFDRMVSFVFGLLISIPVLESIYYRLRIRYIGSCMLSVIIILAAASMYEIFQMFSAMFLSDGRIEVFLGYQGDLWDSQKDMMLAVLGSLISMSTCIILRINKNHKIYMVKCRNN; encoded by the coding sequence ATGTCTAAATTCATGAAAAAAATTTCACTTCTTGACACAAGAAAAAATAGAATTCCTTTTAGAAAAAATCATGTTCTGCATGCTATGATAGCTGTTTATGTCATAGTTTTTGTTATTCTATCAATAAAACCTGTTGATAACTTTGTATGGTGGTATGAAAGTATTATACCCATTATTGTATTGACAGCACTTGTGTTTTTATATACAAAAAACAGGCTTACAAATACTGCGTATTTCTGCGTTCTGGTGGTATTGGTTTTACATGCGGTAGGGGCTCATTATACATATGCTGCTTGTCCTATAGGAGCTTGGGTTAGCAGATTCTTTGGTATGCAAAGGAACCATTTTGACAGAATGGTTAGTTTTGTATTCGGTTTACTTATTTCAATACCAGTTTTGGAAAGCATATATTACAGGCTGCGAATCAGATATATAGGTTCGTGTATGCTTTCTGTGATAATTATTCTTGCTGCAGCGTCAATGTATGAGATTTTCCAAATGTTTTCAGCAATGTTTTTAAGTGATGGACGTATAGAAGTTTTTTTGGGCTATCAAGGGGACTTATGGGATTCCCAGAAAGATATGATGTTGGCAGTTCTGGGCTCATTAATTTCAATGAGTACTTGCATAATATTAAGGATTAATAAGAATCATAAAATATATATGGTAAAATGCCGAAATAATTAG
- the uvsE gene encoding UV DNA damage repair endonuclease UvsE, translated as MIFRLGFVAMTLELENCSPSGTVTYTVYNKIKDEAGKRAKLDRVAKSNINNTLRILKNSLALNIKVYRLTSKLIPLATHGDLKDWDYVSDFHEEFQRLGEYIIKNNFRVSAHPDHFTILNPIKPEILESSIRDLDYHVKLFEAMGLYDYKYKLVLHVGGLYGDKESAIDRFKENFLKLPHRISKRIILENDDKCFTAADVLGICEDLKIPMVLDVHHHRCVNNGEELGDLLERIFNTWNFEPDPPKVHFSSPKSEKEFRSHADYVDLAEFMEFLHISKKIDRDTDIMLEAKMKDRALQRLSAELLEMPEIERLDKATFRM; from the coding sequence ATGATATTCAGACTGGGATTTGTAGCAATGACACTAGAGCTTGAAAACTGTTCACCATCAGGAACTGTAACATATACTGTATACAATAAGATTAAGGATGAAGCCGGGAAACGTGCAAAATTGGATAGGGTAGCCAAAAGTAATATTAACAATACCTTAAGGATTCTCAAAAACAGTCTTGCTTTAAATATAAAAGTATATAGATTGACTTCAAAACTAATTCCTTTAGCTACTCACGGTGATTTGAAGGACTGGGATTATGTATCCGACTTTCATGAGGAATTTCAACGCCTTGGTGAATATATTATAAAAAACAATTTCAGGGTAAGCGCTCATCCTGACCATTTTACAATACTCAACCCAATAAAACCCGAAATTTTAGAATCTTCAATTCGTGACCTTGATTACCATGTGAAGCTTTTTGAAGCTATGGGCTTGTATGACTATAAATACAAGTTAGTTTTACATGTGGGTGGATTGTACGGAGATAAAGAAAGCGCTATTGACAGATTTAAGGAAAACTTTTTAAAGTTGCCCCACAGGATTTCAAAAAGAATAATACTTGAAAATGACGATAAATGTTTTACAGCAGCAGATGTTTTAGGTATTTGCGAAGATTTGAAAATTCCTATGGTTTTGGATGTTCATCATCACAGGTGTGTTAACAACGGAGAGGAATTAGGAGATTTACTTGAAAGAATATTTAACACATGGAATTTTGAACCGGACCCGCCCAAAGTCCATTTTTCCAGTCCAAAAAGTGAAAAAGAATTCCGTAGCCATGCGGATTATGTTGACTTAGCTGAGTTTATGGAATTCCTTCATATATCAAAAAAGATAGATAGAGATACTGATATAATGTTGGAAGCAAAAATGAAGGACAGGGCATTGCAAAGGCTTTCTGCAGAACTTTTGGAGATGCCGGAAATCGAAAGATTAGACAAAGCAACCTTTCGAATGTAG
- a CDS encoding Tex family protein: MTDVVGQLTREFNLKPFQVQNTVKLIDEGNTIPFIARYRKEATGELNDQILRELYERLVYLRNLDERREDVKRLIDEQGKLTEEIIKSLDKAVTLQEIEDIYRPYKVKRKTRASVAREKGLEPLATIIYSQLPSKTPLEEIASRYIDTDKGVNSAHEAIAGALDIIAEEISDNAEFRKALREIIFKNGLVVSSGKKEEDSVYRMYYDFKEPVSKIARHRVLALNRGEKEDFLNVRIEVNEDLCLNFLKADTIKKTNPEMSKYVESAVEDSFKRLIFPSLERDIRNQLTELAEDQAIKVFSENLRNLLLQPPVKDRVVLGLDPAYRTGCKLAVVDETGKVLETTVIYPTPPQNKIEEAKKKVKELIEKHKVDIISIGNGTASKESEIFVADLLKEIDRKVYYMVVSEAGASVYSASKLGAEEFPDFDVALRSAVSIARRLQDPLAELVKIDPKAIGVGQYQHDMNQKRLDESLGGVVEDCVNNVGVDLNTASAPLLSYVSGISTAIAKNVVEYREENGKFKARNELKKVKKLGNKTFEQCAGFLRITDGENILDNTSVHPESYKAAKLLLETMGYSLEDVKDKKLTGLDAKVAQAGISQVAEKLGIGVPTLKDIINELLKPGRDPRDELPKPMLHSDVLNMEDLKAGMILTGTVRNVADFGAFVDIGVHQDGLVHISQLADKFVKNPMDVVAVGDIVKVKVLEVDVERKRISLTMKEIN, translated from the coding sequence ATGACAGATGTAGTGGGACAGTTAACCAGGGAATTCAATTTGAAGCCTTTTCAGGTGCAAAATACCGTTAAGCTCATTGATGAGGGAAATACAATACCATTTATAGCACGTTACAGAAAGGAAGCTACAGGGGAACTTAATGACCAGATTTTAAGAGAACTTTATGAGCGCTTGGTTTATTTAAGAAATCTTGATGAACGCCGGGAAGATGTAAAAAGGCTTATAGATGAGCAGGGTAAACTTACTGAAGAAATAATTAAATCCTTGGATAAAGCAGTTACGTTACAGGAAATAGAAGATATTTACAGGCCTTACAAAGTAAAAAGAAAAACACGGGCCTCTGTGGCTAGGGAAAAAGGACTTGAACCTCTTGCCACTATTATATATTCACAGCTCCCATCTAAAACTCCTTTAGAGGAAATTGCTTCAAGATATATTGACACTGACAAAGGGGTAAACAGCGCCCATGAAGCTATTGCAGGGGCGTTGGATATAATAGCCGAAGAAATTTCCGACAATGCTGAGTTCAGAAAAGCTTTAAGAGAAATAATATTTAAAAATGGGCTTGTAGTGTCTTCAGGTAAAAAGGAAGAAGACTCTGTATACAGAATGTACTATGATTTTAAAGAACCTGTTTCAAAGATAGCTAGACATCGTGTACTTGCTTTGAACAGAGGAGAGAAAGAAGATTTCCTCAATGTTCGAATTGAAGTCAATGAGGATTTGTGCCTTAATTTTTTAAAAGCAGATACTATTAAAAAAACAAACCCTGAAATGTCTAAATATGTAGAATCAGCTGTGGAGGATTCTTTTAAAAGACTTATTTTTCCATCACTGGAGAGGGACATACGCAATCAGCTTACAGAGTTAGCTGAGGACCAGGCTATAAAAGTGTTCTCTGAAAATCTCAGAAATCTTTTGCTGCAGCCTCCTGTCAAAGACCGGGTGGTGCTTGGGCTTGACCCGGCATATCGGACAGGCTGCAAGCTGGCAGTGGTGGATGAAACGGGTAAGGTTTTAGAAACTACCGTTATTTATCCTACTCCTCCCCAGAACAAAATAGAGGAAGCAAAAAAGAAAGTAAAAGAGCTTATTGAAAAGCATAAGGTTGACATAATTTCAATTGGAAATGGTACAGCCTCTAAGGAGTCTGAGATATTTGTAGCCGACTTGCTGAAGGAAATAGACAGAAAGGTTTACTACATGGTGGTAAGCGAGGCTGGTGCATCGGTATATTCTGCTTCAAAGCTTGGTGCTGAGGAATTTCCTGATTTTGACGTTGCCCTTCGAAGTGCAGTTTCAATAGCAAGAAGGCTTCAGGATCCTTTGGCAGAGTTGGTAAAGATAGACCCAAAAGCTATCGGAGTAGGGCAGTACCAGCATGATATGAATCAAAAAAGGCTTGATGAATCTCTAGGTGGGGTAGTTGAGGATTGTGTAAACAATGTAGGGGTTGATTTGAATACAGCTTCTGCACCCTTGCTTTCATATGTTTCGGGAATAAGCACTGCAATTGCAAAGAATGTTGTTGAGTATAGAGAAGAAAATGGCAAATTTAAGGCAAGAAATGAATTGAAGAAAGTAAAGAAGCTGGGAAATAAAACCTTTGAGCAGTGCGCAGGTTTTTTAAGAATAACTGATGGAGAAAATATTCTGGACAATACATCAGTTCACCCGGAATCTTATAAGGCGGCAAAGCTTCTTTTGGAAACCATGGGGTATTCTCTAGAGGATGTAAAAGACAAAAAACTGACAGGCCTTGACGCTAAGGTTGCCCAGGCAGGAATATCACAGGTTGCAGAAAAGTTAGGTATCGGGGTACCAACCTTAAAGGATATAATAAATGAATTGCTGAAGCCGGGAAGAGACCCAAGAGATGAACTTCCAAAACCAATGCTTCACTCTGACGTACTTAATATGGAGGATTTGAAAGCGGGAATGATATTAACGGGCACTGTGAGAAATGTTGCTGATTTCGGTGCTTTTGTAGATATAGGTGTTCATCAGGACGGACTTGTCCACATATCCCAACTGGCGGATAAATTCGTAAAGAACCCTATGGATGTAGTAGCTGTGGGGGATATAGTAAAGGTAAAGGTTTTAGAGGTGGACGTTGAAAGAAAGAGAATATCACTGACCATGAAAGAAATAAACTAA
- a CDS encoding NAD(P)/FAD-dependent oxidoreductase: MVDVIIIGKGPAGISAALYTVRAGLRTLVIGLENSALYKTDRVENYYGFAEPISGKYLLEQGEKQARRLGVKFVQSEVIAIEKAEYFEVYTAEENYSAKAVLMATGQQTKKVNIDGLEEFEGRGVSYCTTCDGFFYRGLKVGLVGFKDYAIHEAMELEPLTKNITIYTNGNELELTEKYKAHASRFPINNQKIKKVIGNEVIEGIAFEDGAIENLDGLFVAFESASSVDFARKLGVITKNNSIVVDENQSTNLRGLFAAGDCTGGFKQIATAVGQGAMAGRRIIEFIRNNS, encoded by the coding sequence ATGGTTGATGTAATTATAATAGGCAAGGGTCCTGCAGGTATTTCTGCTGCACTTTATACAGTACGCGCAGGGCTGAGAACATTGGTCATAGGATTGGAAAACAGTGCACTTTATAAAACTGACAGAGTTGAAAATTATTATGGCTTTGCTGAGCCCATATCTGGAAAGTATCTACTGGAACAGGGAGAAAAGCAGGCAAGACGCCTTGGGGTAAAGTTTGTCCAGAGTGAAGTAATTGCTATAGAAAAAGCAGAGTATTTTGAGGTATATACAGCCGAAGAAAATTACTCTGCTAAAGCAGTACTCATGGCAACAGGACAGCAGACAAAAAAGGTTAACATAGATGGTCTTGAAGAATTTGAAGGCAGAGGAGTAAGTTATTGCACCACATGTGACGGATTTTTTTACAGAGGACTGAAAGTGGGTCTTGTAGGCTTTAAGGATTATGCAATACACGAGGCTATGGAACTTGAGCCATTAACAAAAAATATAACTATTTATACAAATGGTAATGAACTTGAGCTTACTGAAAAATATAAAGCTCATGCATCAAGATTTCCCATAAATAATCAGAAGATAAAAAAAGTAATTGGTAATGAGGTTATTGAAGGCATAGCCTTTGAAGACGGTGCAATTGAAAATCTTGATGGCTTGTTTGTAGCATTTGAATCGGCATCGAGTGTTGATTTTGCCAGAAAACTGGGGGTAATAACAAAAAATAATTCCATTGTGGTTGATGAAAATCAAAGCACAAACCTAAGGGGCCTTTTTGCGGCAGGGGATTGTACCGGGGGCTTCAAGCAAATTGCAACTGCAGTTGGACAGGGTGCCATGGCAGGGAGAAGGATTATTGAATTTATAAGAAATAATTCGTAA
- a CDS encoding sensor histidine kinase, with protein sequence MFVIFILLWIISILLIYANPKEYWAWCASLCLLFNGFGELAAVIGQDFIPFIQGYGNEKLVWVGRILKAIADIFHHYFATYLFLVFVLLFTNFLNIQMKLAVKKAIVGILLLPSIIMLFAYPIIPDFKPNYSVLSCWVSVYTILANIILILSVIKERDDYTKTQKIHTTLLALPSTICILWTSYISVALGYRKIWPINVWVIVCEFILFLVLCIKYGILGVKVKIERINIDNNIDSAIGGMRIVSHAIKNEVSTISLCVETIMCVEETSPGMENKLSIIKNSCKNLLEFTKKLNELKLYKMNLKPCLLSEIISKVINQVAPSICEKNIQIINASKIDVTMLIDPVHVSEVLKNLIINAIDAIREEGIIQVNTEYINNKKVCITVSDNGIGIPKDYINKVMTPFFSTKKGKNNYGLGLSYCFKVMKSHNGSLQIKSKENQGTDICMIFPVNKVVHVYSKSLPQTKNYNI encoded by the coding sequence ATGTTTGTCATATTCATTTTATTGTGGATAATTTCTATTCTGTTAATTTATGCAAACCCTAAAGAATACTGGGCGTGGTGTGCAAGTCTCTGCCTACTGTTTAACGGTTTTGGCGAACTAGCGGCGGTCATAGGTCAAGACTTTATTCCATTTATACAAGGTTATGGCAATGAAAAACTGGTTTGGGTCGGCCGAATACTTAAGGCTATAGCCGACATTTTCCATCATTACTTTGCTACATATCTATTTTTAGTTTTTGTTCTTTTATTTACAAATTTTCTTAATATTCAAATGAAATTAGCGGTTAAAAAAGCTATTGTTGGTATACTGTTACTTCCAAGTATTATCATGCTTTTTGCTTACCCTATTATTCCCGATTTTAAACCCAATTACAGTGTTCTGTCTTGTTGGGTATCTGTCTATACTATTCTGGCCAATATAATTCTTATATTAAGTGTAATTAAGGAAAGAGATGACTATACAAAAACTCAGAAAATTCACACAACATTATTAGCACTTCCATCTACAATATGTATTCTCTGGACAAGTTATATATCAGTGGCCCTGGGTTATAGAAAAATATGGCCAATTAATGTTTGGGTAATAGTGTGTGAATTTATTTTATTTTTGGTATTATGCATAAAATACGGAATATTAGGAGTAAAGGTTAAAATAGAAAGAATAAATATTGATAATAATATAGATTCAGCAATAGGCGGGATGCGTATTGTATCACATGCAATAAAAAATGAAGTTTCGACTATTAGTCTCTGTGTAGAGACCATAATGTGTGTTGAAGAAACAAGCCCTGGAATGGAAAATAAATTATCTATTATAAAAAATTCCTGCAAAAATCTTTTGGAATTCACAAAAAAGCTTAATGAATTAAAGCTTTATAAGATGAATCTTAAACCATGTCTCTTAAGCGAAATTATATCCAAAGTAATAAATCAGGTTGCACCTTCCATATGCGAAAAGAATATACAGATTATTAATGCTAGCAAAATAGATGTTACAATGCTTATTGATCCTGTTCACGTGTCGGAAGTATTAAAAAATCTTATTATAAATGCCATTGATGCTATTCGTGAGGAGGGTATTATACAAGTAAATACAGAGTATATAAATAACAAAAAAGTATGTATAACAGTTTCTGACAATGGAATAGGTATTCCAAAAGATTACATAAATAAAGTTATGACTCCATTTTTTTCTACCAAAAAAGGAAAAAATAATTATGGATTGGGATTAAGTTATTGTTTTAAAGTTATGAAATCACATAATGGAAGCCTTCAAATAAAGAGCAAGGAAAATCAGGGGACTGATATATGCATGATATTTCCTGTTAATAAGGTTGTGCATGTTTATAGTAAATCATTACCTCAGACAAAAAATTATAATATATAA
- a CDS encoding GerMN domain-containing protein, with protein sequence MRKLICLFMVFGIVLTMLAGCGAKSEEADGDELTPVSSLTMGQDEANGLKDKTPVQLYFINEQGTKLAAETRYIQNTDVGKGNEHLATVVLKELISGPAKGSLLKASVPKETKVITDVKIKDGIATVDLSKDFIEKHPGGKKNEQLTLYSIVNTLTEIKDITSVQFRINGKVTKEFKGSYQIDIAYSRDTHLISNEPGKDSSIKTTTEDNENTRDKTAQPTKEDETKNTNPDTKANADLEDEILE encoded by the coding sequence ATGCGAAAACTTATATGTCTATTTATGGTATTTGGAATTGTTCTTACAATGCTTGCAGGCTGTGGAGCTAAAAGTGAAGAGGCTGATGGTGATGAACTTACCCCGGTAAGCAGTCTTACAATGGGGCAGGATGAAGCTAATGGCTTAAAGGATAAAACTCCGGTTCAGTTATACTTTATCAATGAACAGGGTACAAAACTTGCTGCAGAAACAAGGTATATTCAAAATACGGATGTAGGTAAGGGTAATGAGCATCTGGCAACGGTTGTTTTAAAGGAACTAATAAGCGGTCCTGCAAAAGGCAGTCTCTTAAAAGCTTCTGTCCCTAAAGAAACAAAAGTAATTACAGATGTAAAGATAAAGGACGGTATAGCAACTGTGGATCTTTCAAAGGACTTTATTGAAAAGCATCCCGGCGGCAAAAAGAATGAACAGCTTACTCTTTACTCAATTGTAAATACACTTACCGAAATAAAGGATATAACATCTGTACAATTCAGAATAAACGGAAAAGTAACTAAAGAATTCAAGGGTAGCTATCAAATTGACATAGCTTATTCGAGAGATACCCACCTTATAAGTAACGAGCCAGGAAAAGACAGTTCAATAAAAACAACGACAGAAGATAATGAAAATACACGGGACAAAACAGCACAGCCAACAAAAGAAGATGAAACAAAAAATACAAATCCTGATACTAAAGCAAATGCTGATTTGGAGGATGAAATTCTAGAATAA
- a CDS encoding FmdB family zinc ribbon protein: protein MPFYDLRCSKCGNEFNVMAKMSERENKEIKCPDCGNNDLETIFKNVNIIQSRKDSDGDCPNRHVCGGCCNH from the coding sequence ATGCCATTTTATGATCTTAGATGCAGTAAGTGCGGTAATGAATTCAACGTAATGGCTAAAATGTCTGAACGTGAAAATAAAGAGATTAAATGCCCTGACTGCGGAAACAATGATCTTGAAACCATATTTAAGAATGTAAATATTATCCAGTCCAGAAAAGACTCTGACGGAGACTGTCCCAACAGACATGTCTGCGGTGGATGTTGTAACCACTGA